Proteins encoded by one window of Ardenticatenales bacterium:
- a CDS encoding branched-chain amino acid ABC transporter ATP-binding protein, whose translation MGLVLVSERRRPFTDMTVEEKLEMGASPKRARPHLKRNLERVYDMFGQLKERRPRKAGTLNGGEQQMLAVARGIMANRRTAT comes from the coding sequence ATGGGCCTCGTCCTTGTCTCCGAAAGGCGACGACCGTTCACCGATATGACCGTGGAGGAAAAACTGGAAATGGGCGCTTCCCCCAAACGCGCCCGCCCGCACTTGAAACGCAACCTGGAGCGGGTGTATGATATGTTTGGGCAACTGAAAGAGCGCCGTCCGCGAAAAGCGGGAACGCTGAACGGCGGCGAACAGCAAATGCTGGCCGTGGCTCGCGGCATCATGGCGAACCGGCGGACAGCCACTTG